One region of Mucilaginibacter gotjawali genomic DNA includes:
- a CDS encoding manganese catalase family protein — MFHHVKSLQFNARVSRPDPRFANLLLEQFGGENGELAAAMQYFTQAFGAKVPHPDKYDMLMDIATEEFSHLEIVGATIQMLLKGVNGALKDAAEQSEIMVAMNGKAAKESVIHAALSANPQFPIITGGGPTPRNSQGIPWCASYINSNGDLTVDLRTNLASESRAKLVYEHLMKFTDDPYIHETLSFLMTREVTHYKMFEAALDSIQPNFPPGVLAADPRYLQNVYNLSEGTVRGPWNEGEIKGMGKEFIYIEKPLEQVQQTRGQTKLPENFSKELKSTEKLDKEMSEIKSAEVKNAEPEGVAQWSSYDGK, encoded by the coding sequence ATGTTTCACCACGTAAAATCTCTACAATTCAATGCCAGGGTTTCCCGCCCTGATCCGCGTTTTGCTAACCTGTTATTGGAGCAATTCGGCGGAGAGAACGGGGAACTTGCCGCAGCCATGCAATATTTCACCCAGGCATTTGGCGCGAAAGTGCCGCATCCCGATAAATACGATATGCTGATGGATATCGCGACCGAGGAATTCAGTCACCTCGAAATTGTCGGCGCTACTATACAGATGTTGTTAAAAGGGGTCAACGGTGCGCTGAAAGATGCCGCTGAACAAAGCGAAATTATGGTCGCCATGAATGGCAAAGCTGCTAAGGAAAGCGTCATTCATGCTGCCTTATCGGCCAATCCGCAATTCCCGATCATTACCGGCGGCGGTCCTACACCGCGTAACAGCCAGGGCATCCCCTGGTGCGCGTCCTATATTAACTCCAATGGTGACCTAACGGTTGATTTGCGTACAAATCTGGCATCGGAGTCAAGGGCCAAATTGGTGTACGAACATTTGATGAAGTTTACCGATGATCCGTATATCCATGAAACGCTGTCATTTTTAATGACCCGTGAAGTAACGCATTATAAAATGTTTGAAGCAGCTTTAGACAGTATCCAGCCGAATTTCCCGCCGGGCGTCCTGGCTGCTGATCCCCGGTACCTGCAAAATGTCTATAACCTTTCCGAAGGTACCGTTCGCGGCCCCTGGAACGAAGGCGAGATCAAAGGGATGGGCAAGGAATTTATTTATATCGAAAAACCGCTGGAGCAGGTACAGCAAACCCGGGGGCAGACCAAACTGCCGGAAAATTTCAGCAAGGAACTGAAAAGTACCGAAAAATTGGACAAAGAAATGAGCGAAATCAAAAGCGCCGAAGTGAAAAATGCTGAACCGGAAGGAGTGGCGCAATGGAGTAGCTATGATGGAAAATAA
- a CDS encoding YciE/YciF ferroxidase family protein — translation MPTKTTKKAIAAAASRTPEAESALKELFIDELKDIYWAEKHLAAALPKMIKGATSGDLKQTITNHLEETKNQITRLELVFDSVGEKSTAKKCLAMEGLLKEATELLSDTDKGTEVRDVAIISAAQKVEHYEIASYGTLRTLAGTLGFSEAQNLLDETLAEEKNADSLLTQVAENYVNEAAAAEVE, via the coding sequence ATGCCTACAAAAACAACAAAAAAGGCGATTGCAGCAGCTGCAAGCCGCACACCAGAAGCCGAGAGCGCTTTAAAGGAATTATTCATTGACGAATTAAAAGACATTTACTGGGCCGAAAAACATTTAGCGGCAGCTTTGCCAAAAATGATCAAGGGCGCCACCTCGGGGGACCTGAAACAAACGATCACCAATCACCTGGAAGAAACCAAAAATCAGATCACACGTTTGGAGCTGGTATTTGACTCCGTAGGTGAAAAATCCACTGCTAAAAAATGTTTGGCGATGGAAGGTTTATTGAAAGAAGCTACCGAATTACTTTCAGATACTGACAAAGGCACCGAAGTGCGTGATGTAGCTATCATTTCAGCTGCGCAAAAAGTAGAACATTACGAAATTGCCTCTTATGGCACCTTACGCACTTTAGCCGGTACATTGGGCTTTAGCGAGGCTCAAAATTTATTAGACGAAACCTTAGCGGAAGAAAAAAACGCGGATTCGCTGTTAACACAGGTCGCAGAAAATTATGTAAACGAAGCCGCTGCCGCTGAAGTAGAATAA